In Aspergillus oryzae RIB40 DNA, chromosome 6, one genomic interval encodes:
- a CDS encoding uncharacterized protein (predicted protein), producing the protein MPRSPTGTGDATLNEATEFSLIYGYPLIAYSELALPIVSEHGTNSLHHQRQLANPGRKSVVRPNVDTLYSHSILDMSHEDLVFEIPNITDRYWVCPFYDVYGNNYANLGSITKSPPGKYRVRYAFGVGEEPGITYCGGKSERPECDGYQGLINAPTPYGAVDARILVRQNDLEMVHTFQNHTLLYTVPGGCQAKPYAPKLTTAMLNASLARDLPMRIMQMTARFTPHNPPRNVSDVSRVDTMLLKAGIQDGYSKPVGANLTHLAQMAEAAVSAHAYLPKNIRDLKHGWLGLAPSAQGDYNLDYKMRSFLARYGYLALDATEALYPTYHEPETKKFALTLGPKEAYMITFVGKPPLAKQGFWSITVYNEEQYLVANPLERYALGDRSNLTYADGAPVYGTDSKNASFQILLQPADIEPPKNWTSNWLPAPPGGGEISISRKLHPRFHEQPSSDSWSTIPYIHDHYQYCCY; encoded by the exons ATGCCTCG ATCTCCTACAGGCACGGGTGATGCAACCCTGAATGAGGCAACAGAATTCTCGTTGATC TATGGATATCCCCTTATTGCGTACTCGGAACTAGCCCTTCCTATTGTGTCAGAGCATGGGACCAACagcctccaccaccagcgaCAGCTTGCAAATCCAGGGCGGAAGAGTGTGGTGCGTCCAAACGTGGACACCCTGTACTCTCACAGCATACTAGACATGTCACACGAGGATTTGGTGTTCGAAATCCCCAATATCACAGACCGATATTGGGTGTGCCCTTTTTATGATGT GTATGGCAACAACTATGCCAATCTCGGTTCTATTACCAAGAGTCCCCCGGGCAAGTATCGTGTCCGATATGCCTTCGGTGTGGGTGAGGAGCCGGGTATCACATATTGTGGAGGGAAATCTGAGCGTCCTGAATGTGACGGGTATCAAGGCTTAATCAACGCCCCTACGCCATATGGGGCTGTCGACGCCCGCATACTCGTGAGACAAAATGATTTGGAGATGGTTCACACCTTCCAAAACCATACTTTGCTCTATACGGTACCTGGAGGGTGCCAGGCGAAGCCGTACGCGCCGAAGCTGACGACTGCAATGCTGAATGCCTCGCTTGCCCGCGACCTTCCCATGCGTATCATGCAAATGACAGCGCGTTTTACACCACATAACCCGCCGCGCAATGTCTCTGATGTTTCGCGTGTCGACACAATGCTTCTCAAGGCCGGTATTCAGGACGGCTATTCCAAGCCTGTGGGAGCTAATTTGACTCACCTGGCACAGATGGCAGAGGCCGCAGTTAGTGCACACGCTTATCTCCCCAAGAATATTAGGGACCTAAAACATGGCTGGCTTGGGCTGGCTCCATCCGCACAGGGGGATTATAACTTAGACTACAAGATGCGGTCTTTTCTGGCCCGGTATGGCTATCTGGCCCTGGACGCTACGGAGGCTCTCTATCCAACGTACCACGAACCGGAAACAAAGAAGTTTGCCCTTACATTGGGACCCAAGGAAGCGTATATGATTACGTTTGTTGGCAAACCTCCCCTTGCTAAACAGGGATTTTGGAGCATCACTGTATACAACGAGGAACAATATTTGGTGGCAAATCCCCTTGAACGGTACGCATTGGGCGACCGATCCAATCTTACCTATGCAGATGGCGCTCCGGTATACGGCACCGACTCTAAGAACGCAAGCTTTCAGATCTTGCTTCAGCCGGCGGATATCGAGCCACCAAAAAACTGGACTTCCAA CTGGCTCCCTGCACCACCCGGCGGAGGAGAGATATCGATCAGCCGTAAGTTGCACCCAAGGTTCCATGAACAACCTTCATCTGATTCCTGGTCAACCA TTCCTTATATACACGATCACTATCAATACTGCTGTTACTAG
- a CDS encoding uncharacterized protein (predicted protein) produces the protein MDSVNIWWNLSSTVRLAAISWVIAANWVDVDHPFYDTQRDQKRQGWVNINAFTAKLHNTGIRPEGRGQLRHGSWVLRKTLEKAPWEVFHHKDIEEYLEWLQDGYVEDYEGELDEEYNDKRDHFLEEIDIRTLNGWIPGAAQWIMLCGKEIYGMEGSLGKEWPTKWTGQEGWSKQRWAFWRERFEWASTVTALDRKTRQLARQMVDEMRRIEGEDTRQ, from the coding sequence ATGGACTCAGTGAATATTTGGTGGAATTTGTCTTCGACTGTACGTCTTGCCGCAATTTCATGGGTTATAGCAGCTAATTGGGTAGATGTGGATCACCCGTTCTATGATACTCAACGGGACCAAAAGCGTCAAGGCTGGGTCAATATCAATGCCTTCACGGCCAAGCTCCATAATACCGGCATTCGTCCGGAGGGCCGCGGCCAGCTCCGTCACGGAAGTTGGGTCCTGAGGAAGACACTGGAGAAGGCCCCATGGGAAGTATTCCATCATAAGGACATCGAGGAATATCTGGAATGGTTGCAGGACGGGTACGTGGAGGATTATGAGGGCGAACTGGACGAGGAGTACAACGACAAACGTGATCACTTTCTCGAGGAAATTGACATCAGAACCCTCAACGGATGGATACCGGGTGCAGCACAATGGATCATGCTCTGTGGAAAAGAGATCTACGGGATGGAGGGCTCCCTGGGGAAGGAGTGGCCCACGAAGTGGACTGGACAAGAGGGATGGTCGAAGCAGCGATGGGCATTCTGGAGAGAAAGGTTTGAATGGGCCAGCACGGTGACTGCTCTAGACCGAAAGACACGACAGCTTGCCCGGCAAATGGTAGATGAAATGAGACGAATTGAAGGGGAAGACACCCGGCAATAG
- a CDS encoding uncharacterized protein (predicted transporter (major facilitator superfamily)), protein MGTALQSCRLRRLHSTVAHEDQADQPELYQFLVGTFAALGSFLYGYDLTIVAEVVSSGSFLSFFSPSTTQIGLVASLLTAGAVVGAGIAYPCSDYFGRRATILAGGLIFCLGGALQASAQNYAYILGGRFIAGMSIGVLTMIIPIYQAELVHPDIRGLVTGLQQFMLGIGGVCGSWISYGTYISFSDNRQWRIPLGIQIVPAGLLSALIFLFPESPRWLIRQGQLENGLQTLARLHSGGNTSDPWILAEFEQIKTQVAAEKEHSEVKFRDWMTEKSIFRRLLLACAMQAGAQMTGVSAIQYYSVTIFKQIGIDGTDTLKYQAINSIIGLIGELLLMLVVDKMGRRKLVVGGNLAMCLTYVISTILLAQFPPTVNNTGAHWGFIIMTWLYNFCYASMGSLSWMIPAEIFDTATRARGVALGCMVSFAFNTMIGQVTPIGMTNSGWKFYILFVVCNFTNAVFFWAMLPETKQLPLEEMKKLFTDTPWFVGNISKSEYPVTEASVLAQQIEHKGLEDKGGTATHDEIITGNAV, encoded by the exons atgggcACTGCACTCCAATCCTGCCGACTGAGAAGGCTGCATTCAACTGTTGCCCACGAGGACCAGGCAGACCAACCTGAGT TATATCAGTTCTTGGTGGGCACATTTGCTGCCCTTGGATCTTTTCTCTATGGATATGACCTGACCATCGTGGCTGAGG TGGTATCTAGTGGTTCCTTTCTGAGCTTTTTCAGTCCGAGTACTACCCAAATTGGCCTGGTCGCATCGCTGCTCACGGCAGGAGCAGTGGTCGGCGCTGGGATAGCGTACCCATGCTCGGACTACTTTGGCCGCCGAGCAACCATTTTAGCTGGTGGGCTAATCTTCTGCCTAGGCGGCGCATTACAGGCAAGCGCACAGAACTATGCCTACATCTTAGGAGGTCGCTTCATAGCGGGCATGTC TATCGGTGTTCTTACCATGATTATTCCCATCTATCAGGCGGAATTAGTACACCCCGATATCCGAGGTTTAGTAACAGGCCTGCAACAGTTCATGCTCGGTATTGGCGGTGTCTGCGGAAGTTGGATCAGCTATGGCACCTACATCAGTTTCTCGGACAACCGGCAATGGCGCATACCGTTAGGTATTCAGATCGTGCCAGCTGGTCTCTTATCAGCTCTGATCTTTCTGTTCCCTGAGTCACCTCGATGGCTCATTAGACAGGGGCAACTCGAGAACGGTCTACAAACCCTGGCGCGACTACATTCCGGCGGGAACACGTCCGATCCATGGATACTCGCCGAGTTTGAACAAATAAAGACGCAAGTTGCTGCAGAGAAGGAGCATAGTGAGGTCAAGTTCCGCGACTGGATGACCGAAAAGTCCATTTTCCGGCGCCTGCTACTGGCTTGTGCCATGCAAGCTGGGGCACAGATGACGGGAGTCTCGGCGATTCAATATTACTCCGTCACCATTTTT AAACAAATCGGCATTGATGGAACGGACACTCTAAAATACCAAGCCATCAACTCTATCATCGGCCTTATCGGCGAACTCCTTCTAATGCTGGTCGTCGATAAAATGGGTCGTCGGAAACTGGTTGTGGGTGGGAATCTAGCTATGTGTCTCACATACGTGATCAGCACAATTCTCCTCGCCCAGTTCCCTCCCACGGTGAACAACACTGGTGCACATTGGGGTTTTATCATAATGACCTGGCTCTATAATTTCTGCTATGCCAGTATGGGCTCGCTGT CCTGGATGATCCCTGCGGAGATTTTTGATACAGCAACCCGAGCCAGGGGTGTAGCCTTGGGCTGTATGGTATCATTCGCGTTCAA CACAATGATTGGCCAAGTAACACCTATTGGAATGACAAACTCCGGGTGGAAATTCTACATTCTCTTCGTG GTCTGCAACTTCACAAATGCCGTCTTCTTTTGGGCCATGCTTCCTGAGACCAAACAGTTGCCTttggaggaaatgaagaaactATTCACTGACACTCCGTGGTTCGTCGGCAACATAAGCAAGTCCGAGTACCCAGTCACCGAGGCCAGCGTTCTGGCGCAGCAGATCGAACACAAAGGTTTAGAAGATAAGGGTGGCACGGCCACGCATGATGAGATAATTACAGGAAATGCGGTCTAA
- a CDS encoding uncharacterized protein (predicted protein), with protein sequence MIASQQPPFAAQRGFTAITDRVYIHHVCDESPSDTSLKHVSKYSDGYHEIFPHAKIVVVLSRTIQAVTQRHESRIEAMMPVIDIVFPTRCTFRATSVLLLRVMGIKMYQSIQSESESYFTQCRIAGAILLAATLVAYQCRQGIDRKFRVSMLVCDSTPGGLDFASQVGRWSWAIAVGIFSSRSLPTWLPFITVTQVQAVVYMVLWANWTWEKICRIEPSGIWASRVINDLAVVPVESHRLYMYSREDEIIWWEDLVQAADEAKALGYRAELRVFEGLPHVGHMRLHPEHYWKAVFERLGGRSFEAER encoded by the exons ATGATAGCTTCGCAACAACCGCCATTCGCCGCGCAGAGGGGTTTCACGGCAATAACAGATCGGGTCTATATTCACCATGTATGCGACGAATCGCCCA GCGACACCTCGCTCAAACATGTCTCGAAATATAGCGATGGCTACCATGAGATCTTCCCTCACGCCAAAATCGTCGTCGTGCTCTCACGTACCATACAAGCAGTAACCCAGAGACATGAATCCAGAATCGAAGCTATGATGCCCGTCATTGATATAGTATTTCCAACCCGATGTACCTTTAGGGCAACATCAGTGCTACTGCTAAGGGTGATGGGAATAAAAATGTACCAGAGCATCCAGAGCGAGAGCGAATCCTACTTCACGCAATGTCGAATAGCAGGCGCCATTCTCCTTGCCGCCACGCTAGTCGCGTATCAGTGTCGCCAGGGCATTGATCGAAAATTCCGCGTCTCAATGTTAGTGTGCGATTCAACGCCTGGTGGTCTGGATTTCGCTTCGCAGGTGGGCCGCTGGTCATGGGCGATAGCCGTGGGAATATTCTCATCGAGGTCCCTCCCCACGTGGCTGCCATTCATCACGGTTACCCAGGTTCAGGCCGTTGTATACATGGTACTGTGGGCGAACTGGACCTGGGAGAAAATCTGCAGAATTGAACCGTCAGGTATATGGGCGAGTCGAGTTATCAACGACCTTGCTGTTGTGCCCGTCGAGTCCCACAGGCTCTATATGTACTCGAGGGAAGACGAAATAATCTGGTGGGAAGACTTAGTGCAAGCTGCTGATGAGGCAAAAGCTCTAGGCTACCGCGCTGAACTGCGGGTGTTTGAGGGATTACCGCATGTCGGACATATGAGGCTGCATCCGGAGCATTACTGGAAGGCGGTTTTTGAGCGCTTGGGAGGACGCTCATTCGAAGCGGAGCGCTGA
- a CDS encoding uncharacterized protein (alpha-L-arabinofuranosidase), with protein MILSTVLSLAAGVAALTLDVASSGGNQSSPLLYGLLYEDIYHSGDVGLYGEMIRNRAFQGSSSNGAASLDRNTDYWNPVGGVSLAIDTSSPVLSSSLPYQLRMDVPAGTTGTVGFYNEGFWGFNVDASKDYITSLYMRGNYSGTVDCFFHSNTTDQVLGSTSINIDQTPSDGWVQSYSSSFKPSQAASDANSTFYFTFDGSKLAGQSVYFNILSLFQQTFQNRDNGVREDLADALRNMNMKYVRLPGGNNMEGNGSPYYWRWNATIGSLTDRPGRPGTWGDINTDGFGLLEMMQMAGDLGLEVMLGIWAGFYLDGEAVAEADLQPYVDSVMDELEFLLGDQSTTYGAKRAAMGFPSAFAINWIEIGNEDYLNGGTNSYNSYRFKAFYNAIHAAYPSINLISTINPSPVTTKGSSVDLHVYGNENYFESLFGTFDHASREYPVFINEYAATNTGSNKGEAGAQTLGMSCAEAIFLLGCERNSDVVVGSAYGALIKKYNEEPETVAVIKHTANEILYTISYYVQKLFAENMGTRTLPVTVTDGGFGPVYWSATANSSSTILKLVNYNGETGSSNAVVVNVEGSSKSTATLISLTAPNSTSVNNLPSLGGESSVITTTTLSGSGGNFSVSFSNPYEIAILVV; from the exons ATGATTCTGTCTACCGTTTTATCGCTCGCGGCTGGCGTGGCGGCGTTGACACTCGATGTCGCCTCGTCTGGTGGAAACCAGTCCAGTCCTCTTCTCTACGGGCTTTTGTATGAG GACATCTATCACTCCGGCGACGTTGGTCTCTATGGGGAGATGATTCGCAATCGAGCCTTCCAAGGATCCTCATCTAATGGGGCTGCAAGTCTGGACCGTAATACGGACTATTGGAATCCAGTCGGAGGGGTCTCGCTGGCTATCGACACATCCTCGCCCGTTCTTTCCTCCAGTCTCCCCTACCAGCTGCGCATGGACGTGCCCGCAGGGACGACGGGTACCGTAGGATTCTACAACGAAGGCTTCTGGGGCTTCAATGTCGACGCAAGCAAGGATTATATCACCAGTCTCTATATGCGAGGCAATTACTCTGGCACTGTTGACTGCTTCTTCCATAGCAATACGACCGACCAGGTTCTCGGTTCAACAAGCATCAATATCGACCAGACCCCATCTGACGGATGGGTACAGAGTTATTCGTCGAGCTTCAAGCCGAGCCAAGCTGCGTCCGATGCTAACAGCACGTTTTATTTCACGTTTGATGGATCAAAGCTAGCTGGGCAGAGCGTCTACTTTAACATTCTCAGCTTATTCCAGCAGACGTTTCAGAACCGCGACAATGGCGTGCGTGAAGACTTGGCTGATGCCCTGCGCAACATGAACATGAAATATGTCCGACTGCCCGGTGGAAATAACATGGAAGGCAATGGTTCTCCCTATTATTGGAGGTGGAACGCAACTATCGGTTCACTCACTGACCGCCCAGGCCGTCCAGGTACTTGGGGTGATATCAATACCGATGGATTTGGGCTTCTCgagatgatgcagatggcAGGTGATCTGGGCCTCGAGGTGATGCTAGGCATCTGGGCTGGATTCTACCTCGACGGCGAGGCCGTGGCTGAAGCTGATCTGCAACCATACGTGGACTCAGTCATGGATGAATTGGAGTTCCTGTTG GGAGACCAATCGACTACTTACGGAGCCAAGCGAGCAGCAATGGGCTTTCCTTCAGCTTTCGCCATCAATTGGATTGAAATTGGCAACGAAGACTATTTGAATGGGGGCACCAACTCCTACAATTCATACCGGTTTAAGGCGTTTTACAACGCCATCCATGCTGCATACCCAtccatcaatctcatctCGACTATCAATCCAAGTCCAGTGACAACCAAAGGCAGCTCAGTAGATCTCCATGTCTACGGCAATGAAAACTACTTTGAGTCTCTTTTTGGTACCTTCGACCATGCCAGCCGCGAATACCCTGTCTTCATCAACGAGTACGCAGCAACTAACACTGGCTCTAACAAAGGTGAAGCTGGTGCTCAGACCCTGGGCATGTCCTGTGCAGAGGCCATATTTCTCTTAGGCTGCGAAAGAAACTCCGATGTCGTTGTCGGCTCTGCCTACGGTGCATTGATCAAGAAATACAATGAAGAGCCGGAGACAGTGGCTGTTATAAAGCATACCGCCAACGAGATTCTCTACACCATCAGTTACTATGTCCAAAAGCTGTTCGCGGAGAACATGGGCACGAGAACTCTACCAGTTACCGTCACGGATGGGGGATTTGGCCCTGTCTACTGGTCCGCAACGGCCAACAGTTCTTCCACTATCCTCAAGCTCGTCAATTATAATGGGGAGACCGGATCGTCTAATGCCGTGGTGGTCAATGTCGAGGGCTCGTCGAAGTCCACTGCTACTTTGATCTCTCTTACTGCGCCGAATTCCACAAGCGTCAATAATTTGCCGTCCTTGGGAGGTGAAAGCAGTGtcatcaccaccacaaccTTGTCTGGGTCTGGTGGCAATTTCTCTGTCAGTTTCAGCAATCCTTATGAAATTGCTATTCTGGTTGTCTAG
- a CDS encoding fungal specific transcription factor domain-containing protein (predicted protein), which translates to MQLIRPFTHQDSSNAVSQELWIRIWWALFAADNWCSSSLGFPRQMKDWPRPDRSPMDENIFAGMAPEEALQDLNEPCQNPGLWAHMATLHEIFGPIQELNWLAATNKELQPSQMELDTENLAQLLDDWQKALPEEVQLTDPNLVGHSKRGTGGIFMGLHLAFHHYATLLFYQYLDPKSALTMRGRQFAARCKHHALSYSIWLARGRRQSGCEAVYPTVGHMAIVSSSVLLHTLLFGEEEEIAQSHDCLKANFEALLELKEYWPNVNTMVNDPFTPL; encoded by the coding sequence ATGCAACTGATAAGACCATTCACTCACCAAGACAGTAGCAACGCAGTCTCACAGGAGCTCTGGATCCGAATCTGGTGGGCTCTTTTTGCCGCGGACAATTGGTGCTCTTCGAGTCTGGGCTTCCCTCGCCAGATGAAGGACTGGCCTCGGCCTGACCGATCGCCTATGGATGAAAACATATTTGCTGGCATGGCTCCAGAGGAAGCATTGCAGGATCTGAATGAACCATGTCAGAACCCTGGTCTGTGGGCACACATGGCCACGCTACATGAGATTTTTGGTCCAATCCAGGAACTCAATTGGCTCGCTGCCACCAATAAAGAACTACAGCCAAGTCAAATGGAACTCGATACAGAGAATCTCGCCCAACTACTAGATGACTGGCAAAAGGCACTCCCAGAGGAGGTTCAACTGACAGATCCGAACCTCGTCGGGCACAGCAAGCGAGGCACCGGGGGCATCTTCATGGGCCTCCACCTTGCCTTTCATCACTATGCTACATTACTCTTCTACCAGTATCTGGATCCAAAGTCCGCACTGACAATGCGTGGTCGACAGTTTGCAGCTCGATGCAAACACCATGCGCTTAGTTATAGTATATGGCTTGCCCGTGGGAGAAGGCAATCAGGATGCGAGGCCGTGTATCCAACTGTCGGCCATATGGCCATCGTCTCCTCTTCCGTTCTTCTTCACACCCTCCtatttggagaagaagaggaaattgcACAGTCCCATGATTGCCTCAAAGCAAATTTCGAGGCACTACTCGAGCTGAAAGAGTACTGGCCTAATGTGAACACCATGGTGAATGACCCCTTTACTCCATTATAG
- a CDS encoding alpha/beta hydrolase (hydrolases of the alpha/beta superfamily): protein MHSNVNFSSDGETLAGILFRPDRAEGKLPTVICAGGWCYTKEIVLPHIAKIVNEEGVQVLAFDYAGFGESSGTRRQHLDPWQQISDYRNALTYAESRDDVDASRLGCLGISYSGGHVLILAAIDPRIKSIVSIVPVVDGYNNLRRAHGERRFADLQAAILADRRQRVITSSAGNNGGNDGTIAMASPTPYDELSVWPYPRVHEVFMQVKQGEAPLHEHWSTMESAELLLNYSVSPFLDRILNTRVMMIVAEGDNITAWDLEIQAFNQIPAPGKRVEILPGVSHMSLYSDRADTNIAAAHAKDWFSKTL from the coding sequence ATGCATTCCAACGTCAACTTCTCAAGCGATGGGGAAACCCTCGCCGGTATTCTCTTCCGTCCCGACCGTGCCGAGGGTAAACTGCCCACTGTAATCTGTGCCGGCGGATGGTGCTACACCAAAGAAATCGTCCTTCCGCACATAGCCAAGATCGTGAACGAGGAAGGAGTACAAGTCCTTGCCTTCGATTACGCCGGGTTCGGCGAGAGCTCAGGCACCCGCCGCCAGCATCTGGATCCGTGGCAGCAGATCTCCGATTATCGTAACGCCTTGACCTACGCTGAAAGCCGCGATGATGTGGATGCCTCGCGGCTGGGCTGCCTGGGCATCTCGTACAGCGGTGGCCATGTTCTAATTCTCGCCGCGATCGACCCGCGTATCAAGTCAATTGTCAGCATTGTCCCGGTTGTCGATGGCTACAACAACCTGCGCCGCGCGCATGGGGAGCGCCGCTTCGCGGATCTTCAGGCAGCGATCCTCGCAGATCGAAGACAACGTGTAATAACCTCATCTGCTGGCAACAATGGGGGCAATGACGGCACGATTGCAATGGCGTCCCCGACGCCATATGATGAGCTCTCTGTCTGGCCTTACCCTCGTGTCCACGAGGTCTTTATGCAAGTGAAGCAAGGCGAGGCTCCCTTGCACGAGCACTGGAGCACGATGGAATCCGCCGAGCTGCTGTTGAATTACAGCGTTTCGCCTTTTCTTGATCGTATTCTCAACACCcgtgtgatgatgattgtCGCCGAGGGAGACAACATCACGGCCTGGGACTTGGAAATACAAGCCTTTAACCAGATTCCGGCTCCGGGTAAACGGGTCGAGATTTTGCCTGGTGTCAGTCATATGAGCTTGTATTCGGACCGCGCAGATACCAACATCGCAGCGGCACATGCGAAAGATTGGTTCTCCAAAACATTGTAG
- a CDS encoding uncharacterized protein (predicted protein), whose translation MSAPGYSQVTEPPNDQPRPVASMVNDPAEDRPLSVVQPISRLATNVNDNGFEAAASEAEANAIDPLFSGVNVDGPQDYDWGFLLLGRTRESSAASSQADVVR comes from the exons ATGTCCGCACCAGGATATTCTCAAGTGACAGAGCCACCAAATGATCAGCCACGTCCTGTTGCTAGTATGGTGAATGACCCCGCAGAAGACCGACCATTGTCGGTAGTTCAACCGATCTCTCGTTTGGCTACTAATGTTAACGACAATGGTTTCGAGGCAGCGGCAAGTGAAGCAGAAGCAAATGCGATCGATCCGTTGTTTAGTGGGGTTAATGTCGATGGACCCCAGGACTATGATTG GGGGTTTTTACTTTTAGGCAGGACCAGAGAGTCCAGTGCCGCAAGCTCCCAGGCTGACGTTGTTCGATAG
- a CDS encoding uncharacterized protein (predicted protein), giving the protein MPSFIYTFAINALLAGALVAQIANAYPQPAVADAAVLSEGSDPPGVFYEEVESDIVKRSKTLKIGAKPDKSHTCPKTDRYAKPVEYSSGQLQKAFIQAAQYANDGKQIGAKARAIRAASNEINRFKALSLMLDDYGEGLSITENIVSAAAGNTSKETILIITLLERRVEEISITEKVVRAASNNLESGEGLMTVLL; this is encoded by the exons ATGCCTTCCTTCATCTACACTTTTGCTATCAATGCCCTTCTGGCCGGCGCCTTGGTCGCTCAGATTGCAAATGCCTATCCTCAGCCTGCAGTCGCCGATGCGGCCGTCCTCTCGGAGGGATCCGACCCACCGGGTGTGTTCTACGAGGAAGTCGAAAGCGACATTGTGAAGCGTTCCAAAACGCTGAAGATTGGCGCAAAGCCTGACAAGTCGCATACCTGCCCCAAGACCGACAGATACGCAAAGCCAGTGGAATACTCTTCGGGGCAGCTTCAGAAGGCCTTTATCCAGGCAGCACAGTATGCCAATGATGGTAAACAAATCGGAGCCA AAGCGAGAGCGATACGGGCAGCAAGTAACGAGATAAACAGGTTCAAAGCACTGAGCTTGATGTTGGACGACTACGGAGAGGGCCTATCCATCACTGAAAATATAGTCagtgctgctgctggaaacACAAGCAAAGAAACGATCCTTATTATAACTTTGCTAGAGAGGCGAGTAGAGGAGATTTCGATCACCGAGAAAGTGGTCAGAGCTGCATCAAACAATCTAGAAAGTGGAGAGGGGTTGATGACTGTGCTTTTATAG